In a single window of the Acinetobacter sp. CS-2 genome:
- a CDS encoding HlyD family secretion protein, with translation MTQDQNRPDQDVENTSSKGTSTLTSAPSHQQDTQTASEQQSKTDDGFFSYSEQVQAPAAEKTGSKSSAAIKVVGIIILILLLGLIGFGLWKSYQPKEVELQGRVEAETIHVSTKVPSRIEEIYIHDGQKVLKGQSLVRLFSPEVEAKKQQALASLQSALALQSTADRGSQQENIDSLYANWQAMKAQQELAQTTYQRGANLFKEGVISRQRRDEMHAAARSAAQMTEASYQQYARAKRGSTPEQKSSADAQVEIAKAAVAEANALEAETKLVSPINGTISKTYGKVSELVAMGVPVVSIIQDDDLWVSLNIREDQYAQVYQAKSIEGFIPALNKKALFKIKNIDAEGEFATIKTTHQTGGYDIRSFKMQLTPAQPIQDLKVGMSVLFKVQES, from the coding sequence ATGACTCAAGATCAAAATAGGCCTGATCAAGATGTAGAAAATACCTCATCAAAAGGAACTTCTACCCTTACTTCAGCTCCAAGCCATCAACAAGACACTCAAACGGCCTCTGAACAGCAAAGCAAGACGGATGATGGATTTTTCAGTTATTCAGAACAAGTGCAAGCGCCGGCCGCTGAAAAGACAGGTTCAAAATCTTCAGCTGCCATTAAAGTAGTTGGTATCATCATCCTGATCTTGCTTTTAGGCCTCATTGGCTTTGGGTTATGGAAAAGTTATCAGCCCAAGGAAGTGGAGCTACAAGGGCGGGTTGAAGCTGAAACTATCCATGTCAGCACTAAGGTGCCGAGCCGCATTGAAGAAATATATATTCACGATGGACAAAAAGTGCTTAAAGGTCAGTCACTGGTCCGCTTGTTTAGTCCGGAAGTTGAAGCTAAAAAACAGCAGGCTTTGGCCAGCCTGCAATCTGCTTTAGCCTTGCAATCCACAGCAGATCGCGGTTCACAACAGGAAAATATCGACAGTCTATATGCCAACTGGCAGGCCATGAAAGCCCAGCAAGAGCTGGCTCAAACCACCTATCAACGTGGTGCCAACCTGTTTAAAGAAGGCGTCATTTCACGCCAGCGCCGTGATGAAATGCATGCTGCAGCACGATCTGCCGCACAAATGACCGAAGCATCTTATCAGCAATATGCACGTGCCAAACGTGGCAGCACGCCAGAACAGAAATCCTCCGCAGATGCACAGGTGGAAATTGCCAAAGCAGCCGTTGCAGAAGCCAATGCGCTGGAAGCTGAAACCAAGCTGGTTTCCCCGATCAATGGCACCATCTCCAAAACTTATGGCAAGGTGTCGGAACTGGTAGCGATGGGCGTGCCCGTGGTGAGTATTATTCAGGATGATGATCTCTGGGTCAGCCTGAATATTCGTGAAGATCAATATGCACAGGTCTATCAGGCCAAATCGATTGAAGGCTTTATTCCTGCATTAAACAAAAAAGCTCTGTTCAAGATCAAAAATATTGATGCTGAAGGTGAATTTGCCACCATTAAAACCACACACCAAACCGGTGGCTATGATATTCGCAGTTTCAAGATGCAGCTTACTCCTGCCCAGCCGATTCAGGATTTAAAAGTCGGCATGAGCGTACTGTTTAAAGTGCAAGAGTCTTGA
- a CDS encoding ABC transporter permease, giving the protein MLHGILRELGYLLRHKWDSCMVTLAPAFVIVLFASMFAQGKPSHLPIAIIDQDQSELSRNIEYYVRQNNTLSIRTISSSQDQVEQLLNQNKIWGYISIPEGAEQRLVQAKDAQISIAYNQSYFSVGNSISSAMLISTLQALADFTGHSYLQNQIPYLDAPTPNVKISPLFNPGLSYEFYLEPYMIPAILHLLLCCCVAFAVGQELKFGTTKTWITGQNVFLALLSKNMTYVLIFSFWTWLWMFWLVEIRGWFIQGQLWPILLGQFLLYSAYALISSSVVLATRDLAKSFGFIAVYGGSSLSFAGVTLPLNNAPLFTQFWSNIIPYTPYAKLQTEQWVIGSPVSISLLPLAILAVYCLIYLGTAYFFLKKYLKGVQA; this is encoded by the coding sequence ATGCTGCATGGCATACTGCGTGAACTTGGCTATTTGCTCAGGCATAAGTGGGATTCATGTATGGTCACCCTAGCACCTGCCTTTGTGATTGTGCTGTTCGCAAGTATGTTTGCTCAAGGCAAACCGAGCCATCTGCCGATTGCAATTATTGATCAGGATCAGAGTGAACTGAGCCGTAATATTGAATACTATGTCCGTCAGAACAACACCCTGAGCATCCGCACCATTTCCAGCAGTCAGGACCAGGTTGAACAGCTACTCAACCAAAATAAAATCTGGGGTTATATCAGCATTCCAGAAGGTGCCGAACAACGGCTGGTTCAAGCCAAGGATGCCCAGATCAGTATTGCCTATAACCAAAGTTATTTTAGTGTCGGTAATAGCATTTCATCCGCGATGCTGATCAGCACCTTGCAGGCACTGGCCGACTTTACTGGACACAGTTATTTGCAAAACCAGATCCCTTATTTGGACGCACCTACGCCGAATGTCAAAATTTCGCCGCTGTTTAATCCCGGGCTAAGTTATGAATTCTATTTAGAACCGTACATGATTCCGGCGATTTTGCATTTATTGCTGTGTTGCTGCGTGGCTTTTGCCGTAGGACAAGAGTTGAAATTTGGCACGACAAAAACATGGATAACTGGGCAAAATGTCTTCTTAGCCTTGCTTTCCAAAAATATGACTTATGTGCTGATTTTCAGCTTTTGGACCTGGTTATGGATGTTCTGGCTGGTGGAAATTCGCGGCTGGTTTATACAGGGACAGCTCTGGCCTATTCTATTGGGACAATTTCTTCTCTATAGCGCTTATGCCTTGATCAGCAGCAGCGTAGTTTTGGCCACACGTGATCTGGCGAAAAGTTTTGGTTTTATTGCCGTGTATGGCGGGTCATCTTTAAGTTTTGCCGGGGTGACTTTACCGCTGAATAATGCGCCCTTATTTACCCAGTTCTGGTCGAATATTATTCCTTATACCCCTTATGCCAAATTACAGACAGAACAATGGGTCATCGGCAGTCCTGTATCCATTTCACTGTTACCACTTGCAATTTTAGCCGTGTATTGCCTGATTTATCTGGGCACTGCCTACTTCTTCCTTAAAAAATATCTAAAGGGAGTTCAGGCATGA
- a CDS encoding ABC transporter permease, whose protein sequence is MKTLKNFLHFYFKTFKDITSNSSILTTLVLSVFLYSFFYPTAYQAEHAESLPIIIVDEEQSLVTSRIIGEVARSPNVEIRAVTGNFAEAKQMIKLQQADGILLLPDNLSGSLRHGEVGGIGLYLSAANFLKTQKIGLGLAASVEHALVEQAEKFQHISEFAPALSIHQIPLFNTLSGYGSYIFPAVAPLIIHQTILLGLCMLIATYREKHWTPSRTEFWALFSAILTIGFLGCLYLFGFTFWLNDYPRGGNFWGMLIAVPIFVSCVIGLSMLIASFLDMPERAGHVIVFSSIPLFLLSGTAWPHAAMPEWMQWLGQALPSTQSIQMFIQLNQMGVPTQLVIPKMIYLATFAGICLVWAYFRLIRSGQK, encoded by the coding sequence ATGAAAACCCTTAAAAACTTTCTGCACTTTTATTTTAAAACCTTTAAAGATATTACTTCAAATAGCTCAATCTTGACCACGTTGGTGCTCTCGGTATTTTTATATAGTTTCTTCTACCCAACGGCTTACCAGGCAGAACATGCCGAATCCTTACCGATTATTATTGTCGATGAAGAGCAAAGCTTGGTAACGTCCCGCATTATTGGCGAAGTGGCTAGAAGTCCCAATGTTGAAATCCGTGCAGTGACTGGCAATTTTGCCGAAGCAAAACAGATGATCAAGCTGCAACAGGCAGACGGGATTTTACTGCTTCCAGATAATTTATCTGGCAGTCTGCGTCATGGTGAAGTGGGTGGCATCGGTTTATATTTAAGTGCCGCCAATTTCTTAAAAACCCAGAAGATCGGTTTGGGACTGGCTGCATCGGTGGAACATGCGCTGGTTGAACAAGCCGAAAAATTTCAGCATATTTCCGAATTTGCTCCAGCGCTGTCGATCCATCAAATTCCCTTGTTCAATACCCTGTCTGGCTACGGCAGTTATATTTTTCCGGCCGTTGCCCCACTGATTATCCATCAAACCATTTTGCTGGGTTTGTGCATGTTAATTGCGACTTATCGTGAAAAGCACTGGACACCGAGTCGAACCGAATTCTGGGCATTATTCAGTGCCATTTTGACCATTGGTTTTCTGGGCTGTTTATATTTATTTGGATTTACTTTTTGGCTGAATGACTATCCAAGGGGTGGTAACTTCTGGGGCATGCTCATTGCGGTCCCTATCTTTGTGAGCTGCGTGATTGGCCTCAGCATGCTGATTGCCTCTTTTCTGGATATGCCGGAACGTGCAGGTCACGTGATTGTATTTAGCTCTATTCCGCTGTTCTTACTTTCAGGTACGGCGTGGCCACATGCCGCAATGCCGGAATGGATGCAGTGGCTAGGCCAAGCACTGCCTTCTACTCAAAGCATACAGATGTTTATTCAATTGAACCAGATGGGAGTGCCTACCCAGCTGGTCATTCCAAAAATGATTTATCTGGCCACCTTTGCCGGCATTTGTCTAGTTTGGGCATATTTTCGCCTGATCCGATCTGGTCAAAAGTAA
- the gltP gene encoding glutamate/aspartate:proton symporter GltP, with the protein MKKIKISLAWQIVIALILGVLVGSFLHYSPEYRETLINNLLSPLGAIFINLIKMIVIPLVLSMLILGIANASHGQNLGKLGFKTIVYFEIITTVAIIVGLVAANVFQPGAGIDMSSLTQTDISKYQQTTQEVSSHSHGLVNTILSLIPSNIFGSLTDGHMLPIIFFSVIFGVGLESLAKETKKPLIDVLHAVAETMFKVTHMIMLFAPFGVFGLIAATVANFGFSSLLPLVKLALLVYGAIFFFIFVILGLVAKFCGFSIWEIIKILKDELILSYSTASSETVLPRLMEKMEAYGAPKSITSFVIPIGYSFNLDGSTLYQSIAAIFIAQLYGIDLSMTQQIILVLTLMITSKGIAGVPGVSFIVLLATLGSVGIPLEGLAFIAGIDRILDMARTVLNVIGNSLAVLVISKWEGQFDAEKQKNYAVEIKEAA; encoded by the coding sequence ATGAAAAAGATTAAGATTAGTCTTGCTTGGCAAATCGTCATTGCGCTCATTTTAGGTGTGCTTGTAGGCTCCTTTCTACATTATTCTCCCGAATATCGTGAAACTCTGATTAATAATCTGCTGAGCCCTTTGGGCGCAATCTTTATTAATTTGATTAAGATGATTGTCATTCCACTTGTACTTTCAATGCTGATTTTAGGTATTGCCAATGCAAGTCATGGTCAAAACTTGGGTAAACTGGGTTTCAAAACTATTGTCTATTTTGAAATTATTACCACGGTTGCGATTATTGTCGGCCTAGTTGCTGCAAACGTATTCCAGCCAGGTGCCGGTATTGACATGTCGAGTTTGACCCAAACCGATATCTCTAAATATCAGCAAACCACCCAGGAAGTGAGTAGTCACTCGCATGGTCTGGTCAATACCATTTTATCTTTAATCCCGTCTAATATTTTTGGATCACTGACCGATGGGCATATGTTGCCAATCATCTTCTTCTCCGTGATCTTCGGTGTTGGTTTGGAGTCTTTGGCTAAAGAAACCAAAAAACCGCTGATTGATGTGTTGCATGCGGTTGCTGAAACCATGTTCAAAGTCACCCATATGATCATGCTTTTTGCACCTTTCGGTGTATTTGGCCTGATTGCGGCGACTGTTGCGAACTTCGGCTTTAGCTCACTGCTTCCATTAGTCAAATTGGCATTATTGGTTTATGGTGCTATTTTCTTCTTCATCTTTGTGATTTTAGGACTTGTTGCCAAATTCTGTGGTTTCAGTATTTGGGAAATTATTAAAATTCTAAAAGATGAGCTGATTCTGTCTTATTCAACTGCAAGTTCCGAGACAGTATTACCGCGCCTGATGGAAAAAATGGAAGCCTATGGTGCACCGAAATCCATTACCAGTTTTGTGATTCCAATCGGTTATTCATTTAACCTGGATGGTTCGACCTTATATCAAAGTATTGCAGCCATCTTTATTGCGCAGCTTTACGGTATTGATTTAAGCATGACTCAGCAAATCATTCTGGTGTTAACCTTGATGATTACTTCTAAAGGTATTGCCGGTGTGCCTGGAGTATCTTTCATTGTATTGTTGGCAACCTTGGGTAGTGTGGGTATTCCGCTTGAAGGCTTGGCATTTATTGCAGGTATTGACCGTATTCTGGATATGGCTCGTACTGTATTGAATGTAATTGGTAACTCGTTAGCTGTTCTTGTGATCAGTAAATGGGAAGGTCAGTTCGATGCTGAAAAGCAAAAAAATTATGCTGTTGAAATCAAAGAAGCAGCATAA
- the gyrA gene encoding DNA gyrase subunit A: MSVSEIRPIAIEDELKSSYLDYAMSVIVSRALPDVRDGLKPVHRRVLFAMHELGNDYNKAYKKSARVVGDVIGKYHPHGDSAVYETIVRMAQDFSLRYQLVDGQGNFGSVDGDSAAAMRYTEVRMRKLTHELLADLEKDTVEWEDNYDGSERIPQVMPTRVPNLLINGVTGIAVGMATNMAPHNMTEVINACLAYAENPNISIEGLMEHISGPDFPTGGIIYGKSGIVDAYRTGKGRLHIRGKYHIEEDQKTGRNTIVFTEIPYQVNKAKTIERIAELVKEKKLEGISELRDESDKEGMRIAIDLKRGENAEVIVNNLFLNTQLENSFSINMVCLDNGQPKLMNLKDIIAAFIRHRQEVVTRRTMFELRKARERGHILEGLTVALANIDAIIETIKTSANPGEARERLQAGEWAAGGVVALLEKAGSVSVRPDEIEGEDPNRRFGLDGNVYRLSPAQVGAILELRLHRLTGLEQDKLHAEYSEILGQIAELTAILNDFNLLMAVIKEELALILQQYGDARRTAIVESRIDFSREDLIPEEQVVLTVSKTGYAKTQPLSDYAAQRRGGRGKSATSMKEDDYIQHLIVTSNHAMVLCFTDVGKVYRLKVFEVPQASRGAKGRPMVNLLPLDANETITAILPVIDAPKKFKERLADFKTFVKANAAKLQENEIIHSHYAELEAALAELEDGADDLSDALRVQLKQLGVELSASDLDDEIIADFAQQAEAVRKNFYVFMATEYGTIKRVELEQFSNVRSNGLRAIELTGDDTLIGVAITDGEQQIMLFSNEGKAIRFAETDVRSMGRSAKGVRGMRVTIGAAQVEDAEDADIESDDEDSSDSALISRIVSLVVVPETGEVLCASENGYGKRTPVDDFPTKKRGGKGVIAIKTSERNGQLVGAVAIDASKELMLISDGGTLVRTRASEVAQTGRNAQGVRLIRLGNDELLVGVVSVEAVEEDEFIEAVEGEEVVASTALIDSETLVDDETIADEADTESDLRDSDD, translated from the coding sequence ATGAGCGTATCGGAAATTCGACCGATTGCCATTGAGGATGAACTCAAAAGCTCATATCTCGACTATGCCATGAGTGTTATTGTTTCTCGTGCATTACCTGACGTGAGAGATGGCTTAAAGCCTGTTCATCGTCGTGTGCTTTTCGCTATGCACGAATTGGGCAATGACTACAATAAAGCATACAAAAAGTCAGCCCGTGTCGTCGGTGACGTGATCGGTAAATATCACCCACATGGTGACTCTGCTGTTTATGAAACCATTGTTCGTATGGCGCAAGACTTTAGCCTGCGTTATCAACTAGTAGATGGTCAAGGTAACTTCGGTTCTGTTGATGGCGATAGTGCAGCTGCAATGCGTTATACCGAAGTGCGTATGCGTAAGCTGACCCATGAGCTTTTGGCCGATCTGGAAAAAGACACAGTCGAGTGGGAAGACAACTACGACGGTTCTGAACGCATTCCACAAGTCATGCCTACACGTGTTCCTAACTTGCTGATTAACGGTGTAACCGGTATTGCAGTAGGTATGGCGACCAATATGGCGCCACACAACATGACAGAAGTGATCAATGCATGTTTGGCCTATGCGGAAAACCCGAATATTTCCATTGAAGGCTTGATGGAACATATCTCTGGCCCAGATTTCCCTACAGGCGGTATCATTTACGGTAAATCAGGCATTGTCGATGCTTACCGTACCGGTAAAGGTCGTCTTCATATTCGTGGTAAATATCACATTGAAGAAGACCAGAAGACTGGCCGTAACACCATCGTATTCACTGAAATTCCTTATCAGGTCAATAAAGCAAAAACCATTGAACGTATTGCTGAATTGGTGAAAGAGAAGAAACTGGAAGGGATTTCTGAGCTTCGTGATGAATCCGATAAAGAAGGGATGCGTATTGCCATTGACCTGAAGCGTGGTGAAAACGCTGAAGTGATTGTCAATAACCTGTTCCTGAATACCCAGTTAGAAAATTCATTCAGCATCAACATGGTCTGCCTAGACAACGGCCAGCCGAAGTTGATGAACCTGAAAGACATCATTGCTGCGTTCATCCGTCACCGCCAAGAAGTGGTGACTCGCCGTACCATGTTCGAACTGCGTAAAGCGCGTGAACGTGGCCATATCCTGGAAGGCTTGACCGTTGCACTCGCAAACATCGATGCGATTATTGAAACCATCAAGACCTCTGCCAACCCGGGCGAAGCGCGCGAGCGTTTACAGGCGGGTGAATGGGCTGCGGGTGGCGTAGTTGCCTTGCTGGAAAAAGCGGGGTCGGTTTCTGTACGTCCTGATGAGATTGAAGGTGAAGATCCAAACCGTCGATTCGGTTTAGATGGTAATGTTTACCGTTTATCTCCAGCACAGGTTGGTGCAATTCTTGAACTACGTTTACACCGCTTAACTGGTCTGGAACAAGACAAGTTACATGCTGAATATTCTGAAATTTTGGGTCAAATTGCGGAATTAACTGCAATTTTGAACGATTTCAATTTATTGATGGCAGTGATTAAAGAAGAATTGGCGTTAATCCTGCAACAATATGGCGATGCACGTCGTACCGCGATTGTTGAATCACGTATTGATTTCTCTCGCGAAGATTTGATTCCTGAAGAGCAAGTAGTATTGACCGTTTCTAAAACCGGTTATGCGAAAACTCAACCACTTTCTGATTACGCTGCACAGCGTCGTGGTGGTCGTGGCAAGTCTGCGACTTCAATGAAAGAAGATGATTACATCCAGCATCTGATTGTGACTTCGAACCATGCCATGGTGCTTTGCTTCACCGATGTCGGTAAGGTCTATCGTCTGAAAGTATTTGAAGTGCCGCAAGCGTCGCGTGGTGCCAAAGGTCGTCCAATGGTGAACCTGTTACCTTTAGATGCCAACGAAACCATTACTGCAATTCTTCCGGTGATTGATGCACCGAAGAAATTCAAAGAACGTCTGGCGGACTTCAAGACATTTGTAAAAGCCAATGCTGCGAAACTGCAAGAAAATGAAATCATTCATTCACATTATGCTGAACTTGAAGCGGCACTTGCTGAACTTGAAGATGGTGCAGATGACTTGTCTGATGCATTACGTGTTCAATTGAAGCAATTGGGTGTTGAGCTTTCAGCAAGCGATCTGGATGATGAAATCATTGCTGACTTTGCGCAGCAAGCCGAAGCGGTACGTAAAAACTTCTATGTATTTATGGCGACCGAATACGGTACGATCAAGCGTGTAGAACTTGAACAGTTCAGTAATGTCCGTTCAAACGGTTTGCGTGCCATTGAACTCACTGGCGATGATACCTTGATTGGTGTTGCAATTACCGATGGCGAACAGCAAATCATGTTGTTCTCGAATGAAGGTAAAGCAATCCGTTTTGCTGAAACCGATGTGCGTTCAATGGGACGTTCAGCCAAAGGTGTACGCGGTATGCGTGTGACCATTGGTGCAGCGCAAGTTGAAGATGCCGAAGATGCCGATATCGAGTCTGATGATGAAGATAGTTCAGATTCAGCCTTAATCAGCCGTATCGTTTCATTGGTGGTTGTCCCTGAAACAGGTGAAGTGCTGTGTGCTTCTGAAAACGGTTACGGTAAACGTACCCCGGTAGATGACTTCCCAACCAAGAAACGTGGCGGTAAGGGCGTGATTGCGATCAAGACCTCTGAACGTAACGGTCAGTTGGTGGGTGCAGTTGCGATTGATGCCTCTAAAGAACTGATGTTGATTTCTGATGGTGGCACTTTGGTACGTACCCGTGCTTCTGAAGTTGCTCAAACTGGTCGTAACGCACAAGGTGTACGTTTGATCCGTTTAGGTAATGACGAGTTACTTGTAGGCGTAGTTTCGGTTGAAGCTGTAGAAGAAGATGAGTTTATTGAAGCAGTGGAAGGCGAAGAAGTTGTTGCCTCTACAGCTTTAATTGATTCTGAAACTTTGGTGGATGATGAAACTATCGCTGATGAAGCTGATACTGAATCAGATTTAAGAGATTCTGACGACTAA
- a CDS encoding FAD-binding protein: MSILVIAEHDNKALNAATLNVVAAAQKIGGDITVLVAGSGAQAVADQAAKVAGVSKVLLADDAAYANQLAENVAKLVAELGKGYTHILAASTTTAKNILPRAAALLDVSMITDLIAVEGPKTFKRPIYAGNAIATVESGESVVVATVRGTAFDAVASDGGAASVEAAVSTGDAGLSKFISEEIVKSERPELTAARIVVSGGRGVGSGENYHKILDPLADKLGAAQGASRAAVDAGFVPNDMQVGQTGKIVAPELYIAVGISGAIQHLAGMKESKVIVAINKDEEAPINAVADYWLVGDLNTVVPELVSKI; encoded by the coding sequence ATGAGTATTTTAGTTATCGCTGAGCACGACAACAAAGCATTAAACGCTGCTACTTTAAACGTTGTTGCTGCGGCGCAAAAAATCGGTGGTGATATCACTGTATTGGTAGCTGGTTCTGGCGCGCAAGCTGTTGCTGACCAGGCAGCTAAAGTTGCAGGTGTAAGCAAAGTATTACTTGCTGATGACGCTGCTTATGCAAACCAGCTGGCTGAAAATGTGGCTAAACTTGTTGCTGAATTGGGCAAAGGCTATACCCATATCCTTGCTGCTTCTACCACAACGGCTAAAAACATTCTGCCACGTGCAGCTGCGCTTCTTGATGTGAGTATGATCACTGACCTTATCGCTGTTGAAGGTCCTAAAACTTTCAAACGTCCAATCTATGCCGGTAACGCAATTGCAACCGTAGAGTCTGGTGAGTCTGTTGTTGTTGCTACCGTTCGTGGTACAGCATTTGATGCTGTAGCAAGCGATGGTGGTGCGGCTAGTGTTGAAGCTGCTGTGTCTACTGGTGATGCGGGTCTTTCTAAATTCATCTCAGAAGAAATTGTGAAATCTGAACGTCCAGAATTAACCGCTGCACGCATCGTGGTTTCTGGTGGTCGTGGTGTGGGTTCAGGTGAAAACTATCACAAAATCCTGGATCCATTAGCGGATAAACTTGGCGCTGCTCAAGGTGCTTCACGTGCTGCAGTAGATGCTGGCTTCGTTCCTAACGACATGCAGGTTGGTCAAACGGGTAAAATCGTTGCGCCTGAGTTATACATCGCTGTTGGTATTTCTGGTGCAATCCAGCACTTGGCGGGTATGAAAGAGTCTAAAGTGATCGTTGCGATCAACAAGGATGAAGAAGCGCCAATTAACGCAGTAGCTGACTACTGGTTAGTGGGTGACTTGAACACTGTAGTTCCGGAATTGGTTTCTAAAATCTAA
- a CDS encoding electron transfer flavoprotein subunit beta/FixA family protein, which translates to MKALVAVKRVVDANVKVRVKPDNSGVDLTNVKMSINPFCEIAVEEAVRLKEKGTVSEIVVVAIGPKEAQEQIRSSMALGADRGILVEADDSQLGALEVAKILKGVVDAEQPQLILLGKQAIDDDSNQVGQMLGALLGAGQGTFASEVKVEGDKVQVTREIDGGLQTVELALPAIITTDLRLNEPRYAALPNIMKARKKPLDIKSPADFGVTATTKLKTLKVEAPAERKAGVQVKSVDELLEKLKNEAKVI; encoded by the coding sequence ATGAAGGCTCTTGTTGCTGTAAAACGTGTGGTTGATGCCAACGTTAAAGTTCGCGTTAAACCGGACAACAGTGGTGTTGACTTAACAAACGTTAAAATGTCAATTAACCCATTCTGTGAAATCGCAGTGGAAGAAGCGGTTCGTTTAAAAGAAAAAGGAACTGTTTCAGAAATCGTTGTTGTTGCTATCGGTCCTAAAGAAGCGCAAGAACAAATCCGTTCTTCAATGGCACTTGGTGCTGACCGCGGTATCCTGGTTGAAGCTGATGACAGCCAGCTCGGTGCTTTGGAAGTGGCTAAAATCCTGAAAGGTGTTGTTGACGCTGAACAACCACAATTAATCCTTCTTGGTAAACAGGCCATTGATGACGACTCTAACCAGGTTGGTCAGATGCTTGGTGCTCTACTTGGCGCAGGTCAAGGTACATTCGCTTCTGAAGTGAAAGTTGAAGGCGACAAAGTACAAGTCACTCGTGAAATCGACGGTGGCCTACAAACTGTTGAACTTGCACTTCCAGCAATTATCACCACTGACTTACGTTTGAACGAGCCACGTTATGCAGCTCTGCCAAACATCATGAAAGCGCGTAAAAAACCGCTTGATATCAAGTCTCCTGCAGATTTCGGTGTAACTGCGACAACTAAACTGAAAACACTGAAAGTTGAAGCTCCTGCTGAACGTAAAGCGGGCGTACAAGTGAAGTCTGTAGACGAGCTTCTAGAAAAATTGAAAAATGAAGCGAAAGTGATCTAA
- a CDS encoding LysE family translocator gives MSVLVLFALTVIPLIFTPGPDMLFILSQVMGKDAKAGMQATVGICLGYLVHSVLMALGIAALIVSFPVLFESIRWLGIAYLLFLSASLIKSVFSDNKFIIERKSSSNPIKKGFFTALLNPKGMLIYFAILPQFIDKAGNMVNQGLILSLIFIGLIFVVYGSLSVIFAKVTQKTHIDERKQKWIDGASGGLLMLAATWLIMN, from the coding sequence ATGTCTGTATTGGTACTGTTTGCCTTAACGGTTATTCCACTTATTTTCACCCCTGGACCAGATATGCTGTTTATCCTGTCTCAAGTGATGGGGAAAGATGCAAAAGCAGGCATGCAGGCAACTGTAGGGATTTGCTTGGGCTATTTGGTCCATTCTGTTTTGATGGCTTTGGGCATTGCAGCCCTTATAGTCTCGTTCCCGGTGTTATTTGAAAGTATTCGCTGGCTCGGGATCGCTTATCTATTGTTTCTGTCTGCGAGTTTGATTAAGTCGGTATTCAGTGACAATAAATTCATCATCGAGAGAAAATCATCATCCAATCCCATTAAAAAAGGTTTCTTTACTGCGCTATTGAACCCCAAAGGTATGCTGATCTATTTTGCAATTTTACCGCAATTTATTGATAAAGCCGGGAACATGGTGAATCAGGGTTTAATCCTGTCCTTGATCTTTATTGGACTCATCTTTGTGGTGTATGGCAGTTTGAGTGTGATTTTTGCCAAAGTGACCCAAAAAACCCATATTGATGAGCGTAAACAGAAATGGATTGATGGCGCTTCAGGCGGCTTGTTAATGCTGGCGGCAACCTGGCTGATCATGAACTGA
- a CDS encoding Lrp/AsnC family transcriptional regulator: MKLSSKFVSVKLDRIDKNIIRALQNNGRMQNNDLACEIGLSPSSCLRRVKLLEEAGVIQNYTTVVDPQKVGLQLILFSRIWLVGQDAETIDCFIEAMKELPQVMECYIILGECDAMLKVVVPDLESYRKFQSVHLTKKNGITSVKTDLPSQIIKQSFQLPLDNL, from the coding sequence ATGAAACTATCTTCCAAATTTGTTTCAGTAAAACTGGATCGTATTGATAAAAATATCATTCGTGCCTTGCAGAATAATGGCCGTATGCAAAATAACGATCTGGCCTGCGAAATTGGACTGTCGCCATCATCGTGTCTGCGTCGGGTGAAATTACTGGAAGAAGCAGGCGTAATTCAAAATTACACCACTGTGGTAGACCCGCAAAAAGTTGGCTTGCAGCTGATTTTGTTTTCACGCATCTGGCTGGTAGGTCAGGATGCCGAGACGATTGACTGCTTTATTGAAGCGATGAAAGAACTTCCTCAAGTGATGGAATGCTATATCATTTTAGGGGAATGCGATGCCATGCTGAAAGTGGTCGTGCCCGATCTGGAAAGTTACCGTAAATTTCAGTCGGTGCATCTCACCAAGAAAAACGGCATAACCAGTGTAAAAACGGATTTACCCAGTCAGATTATTAAACAGAGTTTCCAGTTACCGCTCGATAATCTTTAG